The following coding sequences lie in one Pseudorasbora parva isolate DD20220531a chromosome 18, ASM2467924v1, whole genome shotgun sequence genomic window:
- the jam3b gene encoding junctional adhesion molecule 3B produces the protein MYSQTEHFIDSKMALTPLACVLLLLSMQFYISTLAVILKTMNAKPWVNEFESIELSCLIESITTSNPRIEWKKIKNGEPSYVYFEKELAGDLEKRAKIREPATLVILNATRSDTANYRCEVTAPNDQKSFDEILISLVVRVKPVMPRCSVPKSVPVGKPAELHCVEDEGYPKSQYQWFRNKEEIPEDPKSSPKFLNSTYTLNGEMGTLKFSAVRKEDAGEYYCRAKNEAGFSECGPQLIEVYDINIAGIILGVVVVVTVLLCITVGIFCAYKRGYFTSQKQTGNNYKAPAKGDGVDYVRKEDEGDFRHKSSFVI, from the exons TCTACATCAGCACCTTGGCAGTCATCCTCAAGACGATGAACGCTAAACCATGGGTCAATGAGTTTGAAT CAATCGAGCTGTCCTGCTTGATCGAGTCGATCACCACTTCTAATCCCAGAATAGAATGGAAGAAGATTAAGAATGGAGAGCCCAGTTATGTATATTTTGAAAAAGAATTAGCAG GTGACCTGGAAAAGAGAGCGAAAATTCGAGAACCTGCGACCTTAGTCATTCTCAACGCTACAAGATCTGACACTGCTAATTACCGCTGTGAAGTCACCGCCCCCAATGACCAAAAATCCTTCGATGAGATtttgatatcgctcgttgtAAGAG TGAAGCCCGTCATGCCCAGATGCTCCGTACCGAAGTCCGTCCCGGTGGGCAAACCAGCAGAACTGCATTGTGTGGAGGATGAGGGCTACCCGAAGTCCCAGTACCAGTGGTTTCGTAACAAGGAGGAAATCCCAGAAGACCCCAAGAGCAGCCCAAAGTTCTTAAACTCCACTTACACTCTCAACGGAGAGATGGGCACTCTG AAATTCAGTGCGGTCAGGAAGGAGGATGCGGGAGAGTACTACTGCAGAGCCAAGAATGAGGCTGGCTTCTCTGAATGTGGGCCGCAGCTGATAGAAGTTT ATGATATCAACATTGCTGGAATCATCCTGGGAGTAGTGGTTGTGGTGACAGTCCTCTTGTGTATAACAGTGGGCATCTTCTGTGCCTATAAACGAGGCTACTTCACCAGCCAGAAGCAGACGGGAAACAA TTACAAAGCTCCAGCAAAAGGAGATGGAGTGGACTATGTCAGAAAGGAGGACGAG GGGGATTTCCGACACAAATCCTCATTTGTCATCTGA